From a region of the Corallococcus coralloides DSM 2259 genome:
- a CDS encoding LytR/AlgR family response regulator transcription factor produces MREPLRVLIADDELLARKRLSRLLAALPDVSVCGEAVDGDSVLAAVRAGGVDVVLLDIHMPGLSGLDAMALLPEGGPHVIFCTAHAEHAVNAFEHGAVDYVLKPVEAARLQKALERARARLPARVKTPTATAPAAAAEKPALTRLPIPTRQGLVLVSPDAISHASLEDELVTVFTAQGDYLTDFTLNELADKLPPEHFHRVHRRALLNLSHVTRLEPLETGGYLARTARGHSVEVSRQSARELRRMLGLRKGAEDEG; encoded by the coding sequence GTGAGAGAGCCCCTGCGCGTCCTCATCGCCGACGATGAACTGCTGGCCCGCAAGCGCCTGTCCCGCCTGCTGGCCGCGCTGCCGGACGTGAGCGTCTGCGGCGAGGCGGTGGATGGGGACTCGGTGCTCGCGGCGGTGCGCGCGGGCGGCGTGGACGTGGTGCTGCTGGACATCCACATGCCGGGGCTGAGCGGGCTGGACGCGATGGCGCTGCTGCCGGAAGGCGGGCCCCACGTCATCTTCTGCACCGCGCACGCGGAGCACGCGGTGAACGCCTTCGAGCACGGCGCGGTGGACTACGTCCTCAAGCCCGTGGAGGCGGCGCGGCTGCAGAAGGCGCTGGAGCGCGCGCGGGCGCGGCTGCCGGCGCGGGTGAAGACGCCCACCGCGACAGCGCCAGCGGCAGCGGCGGAGAAGCCGGCACTGACGCGGCTGCCCATCCCGACGCGGCAGGGGCTGGTGCTGGTGTCGCCGGACGCCATCTCCCACGCGTCGCTGGAGGACGAGCTGGTGACGGTGTTCACCGCGCAGGGCGACTACCTCACCGACTTCACGCTCAACGAGCTGGCGGACAAGCTGCCCCCGGAGCACTTCCACCGGGTGCACCGCCGCGCGCTGCTCAACCTGTCCCACGTGACGCGGCTGGAGCCGCTGGAGACGGGCGGCTATCTGGCGCGCACGGCGCGGGGCCACTCGGTGGAGGTGAGCCGCCAGTCCGCGCGCGAGCTGCGCCGCATGCTGGGCCTGCGCAAGGGCGCGGAGGACGAGGGCTGA
- a CDS encoding sensor histidine kinase has translation MPETSSEGSIVRATLRALVAPWRLAPIVLVSIPLLVAQVRWSLDPRAFWLGLLLCLMCVAVAPVSYRVLFPEGLDLSHGGIRLLLYAAVGSGVVLSVGYALPRVTLMQDTFLSEPYNLAICGGLFLVAGWGLGRDIGFEETLARERARATRFAWEAEQAQLLALRSHLDPHFLFNTLNAIAEWCREDGAVAEAAVLRLSTMLRSVLAGVRSVTWPLSQELELMRTLFDLHLLRDPDLFQLRMDVADGLADVPVPPLLLLPLAENAVKHGPAAGHRGPLSVEVAAREGAVVVTLDNPGASKGPREGSVGLPTVERRLALAYGGHALLSLESADGRTRVTVTLPRQGPQPGVLT, from the coding sequence ATGCCGGAGACGTCATCGGAAGGCTCCATCGTTCGCGCCACGCTGCGCGCGCTCGTCGCGCCGTGGCGGCTGGCCCCCATCGTCCTGGTGTCCATTCCGCTGCTCGTGGCCCAGGTGCGCTGGAGCCTGGATCCTCGCGCGTTCTGGCTCGGGCTCCTGCTGTGCCTGATGTGCGTCGCGGTGGCGCCCGTGTCGTACCGGGTGCTGTTCCCGGAAGGGTTGGACCTGAGCCACGGCGGCATCCGCTTGCTGCTCTACGCGGCGGTGGGCAGTGGCGTGGTGCTGTCGGTGGGCTACGCCCTGCCGCGCGTCACGCTGATGCAGGACACGTTCCTGTCGGAGCCGTACAACCTGGCCATCTGCGGCGGCCTGTTCCTCGTCGCGGGCTGGGGGTTGGGGCGGGACATCGGCTTCGAGGAGACGCTGGCCCGTGAGCGGGCCCGCGCCACCCGCTTCGCCTGGGAGGCCGAGCAGGCGCAGCTGCTGGCGCTGCGCAGCCACCTGGATCCGCACTTCCTCTTCAACACGCTGAACGCCATCGCGGAGTGGTGCCGCGAGGACGGCGCCGTCGCCGAGGCCGCGGTGCTGCGGCTGTCCACGATGCTCCGCTCCGTGCTCGCGGGCGTGCGCAGCGTCACCTGGCCGCTGTCGCAGGAGCTGGAGCTGATGCGCACGCTCTTCGACCTGCACCTGTTGCGCGACCCGGACCTGTTCCAGCTGCGCATGGACGTGGCGGACGGGCTCGCGGACGTGCCCGTGCCGCCGCTGTTGCTCCTGCCCCTGGCGGAGAACGCGGTGAAGCACGGCCCGGCGGCCGGCCACCGGGGCCCGCTGAGCGTGGAGGTGGCCGCGCGCGAGGGAGCGGTGGTGGTGACCCTCGACAACCCGGGCGCGTCCAAGGGCCCGCGCGAGGGCAGCGTGGGCCTGCCCACCGTGGAGCGGCGGCTGGCGCTGGCCTATGGCGGCCACGCGCTCCTGTCCCTGGAGAGCGCCGACGGGCGCACCCGAGTCACCGTCACCCTGCCCCGCCAGGGCCCCCAACCCGGAGTCCTCACGTGA
- the hemG gene encoding protoporphyrinogen oxidase encodes MTVAVIGGGITGLALAYQLRARGTDAVVLESTSRVGGNVQTHARGGYLLEAGPNSFLDREPTTRELADALGVSSRIRPADVAAKNRYVFTRGALRALPTSPPAFLKSDILPLASRLRVVGELFSGRNPTGADESLAQLGRRHLGREATAVLLDAMQTGTYAGDPEQLSAEATFPQLVKFEREHRSLILGAIRAQRAARQAKGAVETGPRLTGQMSTFDGGLGVLVDALAKALGDSVRTDAKVEGLERAADGWTVRYQQRGQPAELSASHVVLAVPAHVAASLVRPLDAELAQKADAIPYAPIAVVHLGFAPGTVPKPDGFGFLVPAVEGTAMLGTIHVSTTFPFRVEGGRVLLTCLMGGARRPEVVSRDEDALVALAREELKAMAGLTATPELTAVFRWPRGIPQYTVGHLERLAAMEERLKRWPGLHLAGNAYRGVGVNDCLKEAARLAEALGGPAAGATRSA; translated from the coding sequence ATGACGGTCGCGGTCATTGGGGGAGGTATCACCGGACTGGCGTTGGCCTATCAATTGCGGGCTCGCGGTACTGATGCCGTGGTGCTGGAGTCGACGTCACGCGTGGGTGGAAACGTGCAGACCCACGCACGCGGGGGCTACCTGTTGGAGGCGGGGCCCAACAGCTTCCTGGACCGGGAACCCACGACGCGTGAACTGGCGGATGCGCTGGGAGTGTCATCCCGGATTCGTCCGGCGGATGTGGCGGCCAAGAACCGTTACGTATTCACCCGTGGTGCACTGAGGGCCCTGCCCACATCGCCACCGGCGTTCCTGAAATCCGACATCCTCCCCCTTGCTTCCCGCCTGCGGGTGGTGGGGGAGCTGTTCAGCGGACGCAACCCCACGGGTGCGGACGAGTCCCTGGCCCAGCTGGGGCGGCGCCACCTGGGGCGTGAGGCGACGGCGGTGCTGCTGGACGCGATGCAGACGGGCACCTACGCGGGCGACCCGGAGCAGCTCAGCGCGGAGGCCACGTTCCCGCAGCTGGTGAAGTTCGAGCGGGAGCACCGCAGCCTCATCCTGGGCGCCATCCGTGCGCAGCGCGCGGCGCGCCAGGCGAAGGGCGCGGTGGAGACAGGCCCCCGGCTCACCGGACAGATGAGCACGTTCGACGGCGGCCTGGGCGTGCTGGTGGACGCGCTGGCGAAGGCGCTGGGCGACAGCGTGCGCACGGACGCGAAGGTGGAGGGGCTGGAGCGCGCGGCGGACGGCTGGACGGTGCGGTACCAGCAGCGGGGCCAGCCGGCGGAGCTGAGCGCGTCGCACGTGGTGCTGGCGGTGCCCGCGCACGTGGCGGCTTCGCTGGTGCGTCCGCTGGACGCGGAGCTGGCCCAGAAGGCGGACGCCATCCCGTACGCGCCCATCGCCGTGGTGCACCTGGGCTTCGCGCCGGGGACGGTGCCAAAGCCGGACGGGTTCGGGTTCCTGGTGCCGGCGGTGGAGGGCACGGCGATGCTGGGCACCATCCACGTCTCCACCACGTTCCCCTTCCGCGTGGAGGGCGGGCGCGTGCTGCTGACGTGCCTGATGGGCGGGGCTCGCCGGCCGGAGGTCGTCTCGCGCGACGAGGACGCGCTGGTGGCGCTGGCGCGCGAGGAGCTGAAGGCGATGGCGGGGCTCACCGCGACGCCGGAGCTGACGGCGGTGTTCCGCTGGCCGCGCGGGATTCCGCAGTACACCGTGGGACACCTGGAGCGACTGGCGGCGATGGAGGAGCGGCTGAAGCGCTGGCCCGGCCTGCACCTCGCCGGCAACGCGTACCGGGGCGTGGGCGTCAACGACTGCCTCAAGGAGGCGGCGCGGCTGGCGGAGGCGCTGGGAGGGCCAGCGGCGGGCGCCACCCGGAGCGCCTGA